Proteins found in one Misgurnus anguillicaudatus chromosome 3, ASM2758022v2, whole genome shotgun sequence genomic segment:
- the LOC141363560 gene encoding keratin, type I cytoskeletal 19, whose amino-acid sequence MSQTRSSSVRAHSSRSQVSRAYSTSGAAAGYGYGYGGYGGGISQAYGHSLMAGGLHGSAGIGLGSGSGFGIGLGAASGRAISSGLKIAGGSISAAGGLGGGSFSAAFKSGGGSFMDNMANIVSDKQQLQVLNDRLATYLDKVKRLEITNRELNEKLRSFTLNRVQTTHDFEPYQMQIKPLREQILSLIQENTNITLSIDNAKLAADDFRLKYETELGIRQSVEADIANLKVLKKEYETTTDVLQHEVNVFTSELKNVKDTYQQEMIGLRGQISGTVTVDVQEVESTDLSRVLAEIRSEYEMVIEKNRREAEQWYTKQLEKKTAEVAIVTETTVTGGTEITESRKQMSGLQTQYDSIFVEKTNLEQRLMEVQGHYQVQLFKLSHLAGSLEGELMSIRESAIQQSRDYQLLLSTKVQLEREINTYRALLEGAADVSVLAIKPQAVEIKESVEFSASSVKTETVAVGGANATFLISDASGDLPVLTDITPAKDADK is encoded by the exons ATGTCTCAGACTAGAAGCTCTTCTGTGAGGGCCCACAGTAGCCGTTCCCAGGTGTCCAGGGCTTATTCTACCTCTGGAGCTGCAGCAGGATATGGATATGGATATGGAGGTTATGGAGGTGGAATTAGTCAGGCTTATGGTCACTCTTTGATGGCCGGCGGTCTGCATGGCAGTGCTGGGATAGGTTTAGGGTCAGGGTCTGGGTTTGGCATTGGGTTAGGAGCAGCGAGTGGAAGGGCCATCTCATCTGGTTTAAAAATAGCCGGAGGTTCCATTTCAGCTGCTGGAGGTTTGGGTGGAGGTTCTTTCTCGGCTGCTTTTAAGTCAGGTGGAGGATCTTTCATGGATAACATGGCAAACATTGTCAGTGATAAGCAGCAGCTGCAGGTTCTGAACGATCGCCTTGCCACTTACCTGGATAAGGTGAAACGTCTGGAGATCACAAACCGTGAGCTGAATGAGAAACTCAGATCATTCACCCTCAATAGAGTTCAAACTACCCATGACTTTGAGCCATATCAAATGCAGATCAAACCTCTGCGTGAACAG ATTCTGTCTCTTATTCAAGAAAACACCAATATTACTTTATCCATTGACAATGCCAAACTGGCTGCAGATGACTTCAGACTGAA GTATGAGACAGAGTTGGGCATTCGTCAATCTGTGGAGGCAGACATAGCCAATCTGAAAGTTCTCAAGAAAGAGTATGAGACAACGACTGATGTGTTACAGCATGAGGTCAATGTCTTCACAAGTGAACTCAAAAATGTCAAAGATACATACCAGCAG GAGATGATTGGACTTCGAGGGCAGATTTCAGGCACAGTGACCGTGGATGTGCAGGAGGTGGAGAGTACAGATCTGTCACGAGTGCTGGCTGAGATCCGTTCCGAGTATGAGATGGTCATTGAGAAGAACCGCAGGGAGGCAGAACAATGGTACACTAAACAG CTGGAGAAGAAAACCGCAGAGGTTGCGATTGTCACCGAGACGACGGTCACTGGTGGTACTGAGATCACAGAGAGCCGCAAACAGATGTCTGGGTTGCAGACGCAGTACGACTCCATATTTGTAGag AAAACCAACCTAGAGCAGCGTCTGATGGAAGTTCAGGGTCACTATCAGGTGCAGTTGTTTAAATTGAGTCACCTTGCCGGAAGTCTGGAAGGGGAACTCATGTCCATCCGTGAGAGTGCGATACAGCAAAGTCGAGACTACCAGCTGCTCCTGAGCACCAAAGTTCAACTGGAAAGAGAGATCAACACTTATAGAGCTCTGCTAGAGGGCGCTGCCGATGTCTCTGTGCTCGCCATCAAGCCACAAGCTGTGGAAATCAAGGAATCTGTTGAGTTTTCAGCCTCATCTGTGAAGACCGAAACTG TTGCAGTGGGCGGGGCTAATGCCACATTCTTAATATCCGATGCATCGGGTGACCTTCCTGTTTTAACAGACATTACACCAGCAAAAGATGCC GATAAATGA